In the Neisseria sp. KEM232 genome, GGTTTCCTTTATTTGAGATGTGGAGAGTGTTTTTAAACTTCGTTGAAACTTTGCTTTCAGACGGCCTCTGCGTTTTTACGCCTGAAAATATGCGGATACCGTCATTCCCGCGCAGGCGGGAATCTTGTTTCGGATAAGGCCTAAAACCGTTTTTCAAAAATTGTCGGATATCGACCAAGATTCCCGCCTGCGCGGGAATGACGCCGGTTGTTTTTTCAGACGGCCTACCATTCCCCGCGTTTGAGTTTTTCGATTTGGCGGCGGTCGCGCTTGGTCGGCCGCCCTTCGGGATAGGCCGTGCTGATGCGCGAGGCCTGGTCGAGAAGCTTCTGCGCTTCGCGTTCGGCCGCCACTTTTTCGTCTTCGCGGTAGAGCAGGCGCGCTTCGGACGCGGGGCGGCGCTGGTGGTTGAGGGCGAGCACGGTGATTTCGTAGGGCAGCGAATTGAGCGTCAGGCGGATAACGTCGCCCGCCGCAATGTTTTTGCTGTTTTTCACCTTCGCGCCGTTTACCAAAACGCGCCCCAGCTCGATATGCTTCTGCGCCAGCGCGCGGGTTTTGAAAAAGCGCGCCGCCCACAGCCATTTGTCCAAACGCATCGCGGTTTCCGCCACCATTTCCGTCCCTTTCCTACCCGCTGCAAAAGACGGCAGTTTAACACGGCGGATGCGTCAGAATAAAAACTCTAAGGGGATGAAATAGCGCTTGCCCGCCTACCGTTTATCGCGTAAATTGCGCGCCTTGTTTCGCAAAAGCGCGCCATCCGCGTATGATATTGCGCGAAAACCCGATTAAAAAGTGAGAACGTCCGAATATGAAACCCGTCTTTCTTGACTTCGAGCAGCCCATTGCCGAACTGACCAAAAAAATCGAAGAATTACGTTTCGTCCAAGGCGAATCCGCCGTGGACATCAGCGACGAAATCGAACGTTTGCAGAAAAAAAGCAGCGATCTGACCAAATCCATCTACGCCAAACTCACCCCCGCACAGGTCTCGCAGGTTTCCCGCCACCCGCAGCGCCCCTACACCCTCGACTACATCGCCGCCCTGTGCACCGACTTCCAAGAGCTGCACGGCGACCGTCATTTTGCCGACGACTACGCCATCGTCGGCGGCCTGGCGCGTTTTAACGGCCAAAGCGTCGTCGTT is a window encoding:
- a CDS encoding RNA-binding S4 domain-containing protein, producing the protein MVAETAMRLDKWLWAARFFKTRALAQKHIELGRVLVNGAKVKNSKNIAAGDVIRLTLNSLPYEITVLALNHQRRPASEARLLYREDEKVAAEREAQKLLDQASRISTAYPEGRPTKRDRRQIEKLKRGEW